One genomic window of Saccharomyces cerevisiae S288C chromosome XII, complete sequence includes the following:
- the YKE2 gene encoding tubulin-binding prefolding complex subunit YKE2 (Subunit of the heterohexameric Gim/prefoldin protein complex; involved in the folding of alpha-tubulin, beta-tubulin, and actin; prefoldin complex also localizes to chromatin of actively transcribed genes in the nucleus and facilitates transcriptional elongation): protein MSELGAKYQQLQNELEEFIVARQKLETQLQENKIVNEEFDQLEEDTPVYKLTGNVLLPVEQSEARTNVDKRLEFIETEITRCEKNIRDKQEELEKMRSELIKLNNTAASTGPGR, encoded by the coding sequence atgtCTGAATTAGGTGCCAAATATCAACAGTTGCAAAATGAGTTAGAAGAGTTTATTGTGGCCAGACAAAAATTAGAGACACAattacaagaaaacaagATTGTAAATGAAGAGTTTGACCAATTAGAAGAAGATACACCTGTGTACAAATTGACAGGCAATGTCCTTTTACCAGTTGAACAAAGTGAGGCACGTACCAACGTGGACAAAAGATTAGAGTTCATCGAAACAGAAATTACAAGATGCGAAAAGAACATAAGGGACAAGCAGGAAGAACTAGAAAAGATGAGAAGCGAGCTAATTAAACTGAACAATACAGCAGCTTCCACTGGCCCAGGAAGGTAA